TTATATAGGATCCGCTGTTGATTTTGACGCTCAGTTCACTTTTCTCCATGAGAAACATTTCCCTAGAGTGATTTTCGGGCCTGTGTATCTCGCAGAAAAGAAAGTTCGTGTTTTCGAGTCATCGTTGGAGGCTGTTGGGTTCGAAGGGAACAAGGATGGCATTCGTCCTTCTATCCGACAGATTCCAATGAACATGTATCTCCGACGAGGCAAACTGGGCCCAAAGATAGCCGAAATCAAACTCCATCGTCACTCCCAACTTCCACTCCTACAGATCCTCCAGTTATCATACTGTTAGATCATTCGGAACCTTCCCCAAGGCGTTCACCTCCGAAGAAAGTTCGTCGATCTAGACTTCTATCTAGCTCACCGGAGCAAGAGAGAAAACGTGCCCAGGAACGGGTAATGAGGTTAGATTTCTTCGACCTTCATTACAAGCTTCGCTTGATGGAAGGTTCATCAGCATTTCGCCTAGATGAGTCAGAAAGACAGGCTCTTCAGGAGGAATATCATCGGCGTCTGGATAATGGGGAAGGGTTTGGAGTGATCCGGTCAGAGCCAACGTCAAAGGATCAGAAAAGAATCGACACCGATGAAGCTCTGAACGCAATGTCTACTAGATGGATGCAGGTTCATCAAGAGTACATGGATGAAGGATCGGAGGCCTACAATGAATATCAGAAAGAAGCGATCGCCCGAGAATTCCAGGCACGACCCGACGCCGAGAAAGTCAATCCGGAGGATGAGTTTTCTGATTAAATGGCAATCGTCGAGTTCGACGATGTTTCCTAAagggggaatagtccttctcatcatcatgtatgaaatagcaattaggacggagttaaatgaccgcctcccggaggcggtcagtattgccgtcgggccaggactatatATTCCtacccttcatgttttattagtttcccaagagaagaaatccatcctaggaattcagtttatctctttcacccatcagtttgcttcaagtcctttggattttcccttctgtcggaaatcagtaaagtggtccatctggaaggcatcaggctaggatctctggaggggaagctgactcgctgagggtgggtcaggtttcggcctgacaGAGAGCACCGAATTGTAGGGTAGGACAACTAGCCAATCTTTTGCTAATGATTTATCACCTTAACCCTGAGTGAACAGACAAGCAGAAAATCACTCagcaagaaaaaagagaaagaaaaattctTGGAAAGAGAGGGCGGAAATTGATAACGAGAGGGGAACTTggcatttgaagaaggcaGTAGCTGCAGATGGACTTGAGATCAAAATAGGATTACCATGGGAGGGCACAATGGCACAGAAAGAGAGCTCAGTTTAAGAAAGGTAATCAGTTCCCACCAGCGAAAGGCAGCGAGGCTGCAAATAATGAGGAGACACATGGAAAAGATCCTAGGTTAGCCGAAAAGGAAGGATGTTCATGATGATCGGCATATCCCAAGGTCACCTGTGAGACAAATCAGACGACAACGTTGAACCCTTAGACACCGAAAGGGAATTATGCTCAGCTACACGAGAAGGGTTGGTTCTCGCAAACTTGCGGGGTAATTTAGACAACTAGCTGGGGGTATGGGTTTGAGCTGTATGCCTCGGACAAAAGAGACTTATCACGACAATGAGGTATCCAAGCTCGTTCAAGCTGGGGATGCTATGTGTAAGAATGCCAGCCACGATGCCCTTGCGTCCCCATGGTCCTGGGTTGATGGCCatttgcaaaaaaaaaaaaaagaaaagcgcGCCGTAGTCAACAGTCGGGTAGATGAGAATAAGGCCCATCTTTAGAATTTGGGAAATTTCAATAATGGATGTGTAGTGATGAAAAGCCAGGTCATCGGTCAGCCAGCATTGTCTCTGAGTCTAGCAAGTGCCGCTGCGATACCTTCACTCATCTCTTCACTTGGTTGACCTCCAGCCTGAGGCTCAGTCAGCCGCGCAGCTTCTGCAGCAGCtgtctttttgctttccGCTAGAACTTCACGAAGAAttgcctcttcttcatcctcttcatctgtATTTTGATTGTTTCTATCATACACTTTCACGGCTGATAGTTGAGCCCGGCGTTGTGTGACAGGAACAGAAACCCTCTTCGTGCTCTCGACTCTGAAATCTTCTCGAACTGTGTGACACCATTGCTGGACCTTTTTCTCCCCCCAACCGGGCACGGCGCTAATTAGCTCTGGTTGTGCATTGATAGCATTTTGCAAGCTGCCGAAGGTGGATATCAAACTCGCGGCGTCAGACTTGTTGATACTCCTGGGAACTGTGACAAATTCCACCAGCGACTCCTTGTAGGTTTGGGCCTGCTGGGCTCGAATGGCGGTGGGCTGTGCGTTCTCTGAGGACTTGAAGAGCTCGAGATAATGCGCAGCCTCTGGTGCAGACCAACACAATATCAAGGTCAGATTGTTGATAATAGATGTTTTGGACAGCTCCTTGAGACTATCTTCGTGGTCTTGTATGTCGACCATTACCAGTACAAGCCGGAGGTTGTACTTGCCTGCCAGTTGTTTCACTCGAGAGTAGATATATTCAGGGTGTAGGCGATGGTATTTCAAGGAGAGAAACATTGCGCACGTTGTGGTGCCGACTACATAGTCTGCGGGAATATCGGCATACTCCCAGGGTAAAAGCTTTATGTGGGTCAAGATTGGGTTGCCCTTTTGTCGCGTGGATACCAGGATCGCGGAAGTACCAGGGCGGTTGGAGAGAGCTTGAGGTTTCGGCTGTTGGACTTTCGGTCTTgaagctgcagctgcagctggAGATTCTGAAGAGCGAGAGGAAATACCTCTCTCCGGGAGTGTGGAATCCATCTCTTCCCCCTATGTGTTGTTCCAAAATTGTCAATAGCAGAATGATCATTGGAAAGTTGTTGACAAGTCGATTAAGCTATGGCATGGCTTATCTGGACGGGACCCACACACCGCCCGGACCAATCTATCTCAATTTTCTGCCGCTaatttttttgttcttcctcgaccgcagaaaaaaaaaagccgcaGTCGCAACAAGGTCATCATGGTCGAATTACACAAGAAACGACGTCTCTCCGACGCTGAGAGCCCCGAAACTAAAGTCGAGGCCACAACGCCCGCTGCCGAGGCCTCAGCCGCACAGAACAAGAGAACTCTTTTCGTCCGCT
Above is a genomic segment from Penicillium digitatum chromosome 3, complete sequence containing:
- a CDS encoding Mating-type switch/DNA repair protein Swi10/Rad10, putative; its protein translation is MDSTLPERGISSRSSESPAAAAASRPKVQQPKPQALSNRPGTSAILVSTRQKGNPILTHIKLLPWEYADIPADYVVGTTTCAMFLSLKYHRLHPEYIYSRVKQLAGKYNLRLVLVMVDIQDHEDSLKELSKTSIINNLTLILCWSAPEAAHYLELFKSSENAQPTAIRAQQAQTYKESLVEFVTVPRSINKSDAASLISTFGSLQNAINAQPELISAVPGWGEKKVQQWCHTVREDFRVESTKRVSVPVTQRRAQLSAVKVYDRNNQNTDEEDEEEAILREVLAESKKTAAAEAARLTEPQAGGQPSEEMSEGIAAALARLRDNAG